The Aulosira sp. FACHB-615 genomic sequence TACTCTCAACTTTGGCTGACCAGAATTTGTTGCTGTTGTTTACAGCATCAGCATAAACTAAATATGTTTCCATTCTTTTTATTACGTATTTAGTAAATAGGTGAGCAGCTTATTTACCAAATGCTCACCTATAATTAACCTATTGGCTTACTAGTACTCGTGCATTGCCCCAGCGTATTTGATGTTGTAGAGCGTCTAAAATCGATTCGGCTTCATCCACAGTTAGTCCCTCAAGTTGCGAACAAATATCGTACAAATCTTGAGGAATACTGTCGGGAATAACTAGTTCACATAGCGCATCTTCCAATGCTGCTGATATTGAATATTCAGATGCAGTGTATTCTTGTTGCATCAACACATAAGTTGATAAAGTGATACGAAACAAGAGCTTTGTTTCTCTAGTTAGCTGTTCTAAATATGCGCCATACTTATCAACAAGTTTGTCGATAAGTTCAGTTTGTCCATAATAAGTTACTAAATCTTTGGACATGATTTTTTCCTTGATAAATATTATTTCAAAAATTGTTAGCGTAGCGATCGCTCTTGTGTTGTTAACAAGAGCGATCGCCCATTCATCAGTTAAGGTTTCGATACCGCGCAGTTTTCAATGACTTGGTTGGTGCTTGAGCGAACGCACTAGAAGCCGCCCTTGCAGTTTTCGCCCAGTCTCTCATTCGCTCTACCGCCGCCGCATCCTGTACAGCCAGTGGTGTAATCGTCTGCCGACAAGCCTCCAGATCACCCAAAGTCACCTGCTGCGGTCTGCCTTCATCAAACGCCAACAGCGCAGCTTCAGCAGCCAGCGTTTCCAATTCAGCACCGGAGAATTGGGCGGTGTTAGCAGCTACAGCCTCTAAATACTCATCCTCAATCGCAATCCCAAAGCGATGCAGATGAATGCTGAGGATTTGCGCCCGTTCTGGTTCAGATGGCAAATCTACAAAGAAATTTTCATCAAAACGTCCTTTCCTTTTGAGTTCGGGCGGTAATGCCGAAATGTCGTTGCAGGTGGCGACAACAAACACCCCAGCAGTACACTCAGACATAAAGGTGAGGATAGATCCAAGAATCCTTTGAGAAACACCACTTGTGTCACCACTACCAGACAAAGCCTTTTCTATTTCGTCAACCCACAAGACACACGGTGCAATAGCTTCGGCAGTTTTCAAAGCTCGTTTAACGTTGCCCTCAGATTCCCCAACTAGAGAACCCAGGAGGGACGCAATATCAAGCTGGAGTAGTGGTAAATTCAGTATATTGGCGATGTTCTTTGCAAGTAATGTTTTTCCTGTACCCGGAACTCCAGCCAACAACACACCTTTAGGCTGAGGCAGATGTAACAGCCTTGCCTCTTGTGTAAACAACCGCCGCCGACGATTCAACCACTCACGCAATAAATCCAAACCGCCAAAGGGAATTGTCGCTGGTTTTCCTAGCTCAATACCCATTTGTGAGAGCAGCCGAGTCTTATACTGCACAGCTAATGGTGTCACAGTGGCATCAATAGTAATACCATTGCGATTCAAACGCTCTT encodes the following:
- a CDS encoding AAA family ATPase, coding for MNLNNLFTTLDSQIPIAALEVLAPEEATIIQWLSTQADEKLKCPTFFWNLGVSSLEQCQIAADGGLVFKSVPEYKRPPQADPLLYIFEYINNFTSNGVFILSDVHPFIGKNSPQLSWEILTRVKNLYHRLKPTEKRIIFLGQNIQLHESLVRLIPFAEVPLPTVEQIQEHLDAYLQYLGESAQEQQVKFTVALTTSEKESLARAALGLTLEEISDFLRLTVKERLNRNGITIDATVTPLAVQYKTRLLSQMGIELGKPATIPFGGLDLLREWLNRRRRLFTQEARLLHLPQPKGVLLAGVPGTGKTLLAKNIANILNLPLLQLDIASLLGSLVGESEGNVKRALKTAEAIAPCVLWVDEIEKALSGSGDTSGVSQRILGSILTFMSECTAGVFVVATCNDISALPPELKRKGRFDENFFVDLPSEPERAQILSIHLHRFGIAIEDEYLEAVAANTAQFSGAELETLAAEAALLAFDEGRPQQVTLGDLEACRQTITPLAVQDAAAVERMRDWAKTARAASSAFAQAPTKSLKTARYRNLN